GAGACGGCGGCCAGGGCGGCGAACGCTACCAGGGCGATCGCGGCCGCAGCGGCCCACCGGCGGCCGGAAACTTCGGATGTGAATGTCCACATGGGAATCAACACGCCTCGCGCGCTTTTAATGGTAGCGCACGCGCCCCCGAACCCGTAAAATACCTTCCCGCTCCCGCATGGAATGCCGTGTGCGGCGCGGCTCCGGTCTGAACTCTTTCCCTCTAGGTGTATTCTGCGGGAACTTCCTTGGATTAACTTTTGTTCCTTAGATAAGGTTCCCGCCATCGGGCCCCATTCACTTCATTTCCAGACCTTATCGGTCCCAGCCTGTGATCGATTCTCCTTCGCGTATAGAACGTTGGAGCCGGAAACCGTATGCTGGCTAAAGTGATAGAATAAACGGGCGTATTTGGATAGTTCACACTATCAATATGCAAGTTTATGCCTGATTTACACTTCCAACCGAGCAATAATAATAAGGATTAATGCATTCGAGTGTGCCATGTTCGGATGCATATCCGATGGCGGGAAGGAGCGGCCGCCATCAGTTGCCCGCCCCAAAGGCATGGAGGATTTTCTGTGAGAGGCAAGCTTTCAGTCGTGGGTTTCGGCCCCGGAGCATTGGAGAATATGACCATACGCGCGGAGAGGACCATCCGCGAAGCCGACAAAGTCATCGGATACACAGCATACATCGATATGATCCGCGGGTTTTTCCCGCCGGAGACCCAATACATCTCCACCGGGATGATGAGAGAGGTCGAGCGCTGCAAGATGGCGGTCGAGGAGGCCATGAAAGGCCAGAGCATCGCGATGGTGAGCAGCGGAGACTCGGGCATATACGGGATGGCCGGGATAATCTATGAGGTGGCCGACGAGATGGGAGCGGACATCGACATCGACGTCGTTCCCGGGATGACCGCTGCATCCACAGCCGCCTCCGTTCTGGGGGCTCCGCTGATGCACGATATGGCCATCATCAGCCTGTCAGATCTGATGACTCCCATCGACCTCATCATGAAGAGGGTGGATTGTGCAGGGCAAGGGGATTTTGTTGTCGCGCTTTACAACCCGAAGAGCAAGAAGAGGACGGATTATCTCGAAAGAGCGGCTGAAATCCTCATGAAATACCGCTCTCCAGATACCCCCGTGGGCGTCGTCAGGAACGCTGGAAGGGAAGGGGAGCAGAAGCAGATCACAACTCTCGGGAAGATAGGCGAGGCCGACGTGGACATGTTCTCCATCGTTATCATAGGGAACAGCAACACGTACATTCGCGACGGATTGATGATCACCCCGCGCGGATACCGCGAGAAAGGCCGCATGGACGGTGTAATATGAGCAAAGGGAAGCTGTACGGGATCGGAGTCGGCCCCGGAGACCCGGAGCTGCTCACCCTCAAGGCCAAGAGGGTTATCGAATCCTCCCCCATCCTGGCCAAACCTGTGAAAAAAGTGGGCGAGGACAGCACCGCATTCAAGATCATAGAGCCGGTCGTCGATCTTTCCAAGGTCGAGGTCATCGATCTCTTATTCGGGATGACCGGCAACAACGGCGACTATTGGGAGTTCGGGAAGGTCGCAGGGGACAGGGTCATAGAGTATTTGGATCAGGGCAAAGACGTGTCTCTGATAACTTTGGGCGACGTCTCTATTTACAGCACCTTCATGTATCTGGAGCAGTACGTGCGCGGGAAAGGATATGAGACCGAGATAATCCCCGGGATCCCATCATTCTGCGGCGGTGCCGCAGTCGCCCGCATCCCGCTCACTCTGGGCGACCAATGCCTCGCTATAGTGCCTTCCGCCAAGGACAATCCGATGGTGGAGGAAGCCCTTGACAAGTTCGACAACGTTGTTGTAATGAAGGCAGGGAAGAGCGTGGATAAGATATTGGGCCAGATGAAAGGGCGCGGCATGGGTCCGGAGTGCATGACGGTCATCAGCAACGTCGGGATGCCGGACGAATATGTCGGCCCCGTCCGCCCAGGCATGGAATATGGGTATTTCACGACGCTGATCATAAAGAAGAGCTTCGAGAAGGTCGTCTGAATGGCTCCCATGGCGCCCGTGTACATAGAATCCGGGGATCGCCTGATTACGGTCTTCGGAGGCGGAAATGTGGCCCTCAGGAAGATAAGGCATTTCGAGGGATTCAGGATCAGAGTCATTGCCAGGGACATACTGCCAGAGATCAGAGACATCGCGGACGAATGCGTGCAATGCGACATAACGCCCGAAACCGTCCGCGACAATCTGCCGGGGACGTTCATCGCGGTGGCGGCCACCGACAGCAAAAGCCTCAACGCGATGGTCCGCGACTCGGCCAAGGAGTCCGGGGTGCCGGTGAATTCCGCCCATGGGGGCGGGGACATCCTCATACCTTCCACGATCAGGAGGAGGAATTACTCCGTATGCGTTTCGTCCGAAGGCAGGGTCCCGGCTTTCCCTCCCTATGTGGCAGAGATCTTGGAGCCGGTTCTGGACGATTCCCTTGACGATATGATGGATCTGATGGTGCGCATGAGGCCTATCGTCATGTCGGAGATTCCGGAGCAGAAGCGCCGCGCAGAGATCCTCCGCGACATCCTCCATGACGAAAGCATCTGGGAATCGATACGGGCGGGAGACCATCAGAAGGCATTCGAGACGGCTGAGAGGAAGGTGATCCAATGATAGTGAGCTTCCATGTCACGCACACCTCCGCGGGAGGCGTTGAAGGCCTTGACAGAATAATAACCGGCTTGGAGGAGAACGTGGAGGAGCACATCCTGTCCTGCCCCGAGGCGCTTGAATACGTGGTGGTAAGGACATGCAACCGTTTCGAGGCCTATGTCGCCGCCGACAGCAACGGACAGGTCAGGGAGATGTTCTCCGGCCTGGCACGCGACCACATCCCAGAGGGAGCGGGGAACGTCCACTTCATCCTCGAGGACGACGCCAGCATCAAGCATCTGTTCAGGGTCATCTGCGGTCTGGAGTCCCTGATCGTCGGGGAAGACCAGATACAGCATCAGATAAGGGATTCGTATATCGCGGCCCGCGCCGGCGGCCATGCGAAAAGCATGCTCTCCTACCTTTTCGACCATGCGCTCACGGTAGGGAAGAGGGTCAGATCCGAGACCTCCCTGAACAAAGGGGCCGTGTCTGTGGGTTCGGCGGCCGTCGAGCTTGCAGAGAGCAGGCTGGGGACTCTGAGCGACAAGATCGTCACCATCCTCGGAGCCGGGGACATGGCCACGGTCATCGCCAAGAACCTCGTCGGGAAAGGGCCGAAGACGGTCATCGTCTCCAACAGGACTTTCCACAACGCCATGATCCTCGCAGAGGAGCTGGGAGGGACCGCCCTGACTTGGGACCGCATGCACGACGCTCTGGCCGACAGCGACCTGATACTTGTGGCCACGTCGGCTCCGCACCCGGTCGTGCACTACGGCAATGCTTTGGACGCCGTCTCCAAGAGGGGCGGGAGGCCGCTGCTTCTGATAGACGTCTCAGTTCCGCGCAACGTCGAGAAAGAGGTCGGGGAGATACCTGGAGTCTCGCTGGAGACCATGGACTCCCTGCAGACGATTGCGATGGACAACGTGGCCCGCAGGACCGCGGAGATATCCGACGCGGAGCACATCATAAAGGAGGAGCTGGCGAAGATGGAGAAGGAGCGCGCCGAATCCACCGCCAACGAGCTCATCCGCGGCATAAGCATAAAGCTCTCAGGCATAAAGGAGCGCGAGCTGGCCGAAGCGAGGTCCCGCCTGAGCACAGCCGATCCGGAGGAGGTCCTCGACGATTTCTCGAGGGTGCTCCTCAACAAACTCACTTCAGAACTTTATATCAATATGAGAAAGGCCTCCCGGAGCGGAGACCTTGATACGTGCAGGGCCGCAAGGATCCTGTTCGGATTGGAGGATGAATGAGATGTATTATCCGCAGGTACGCATGAGAAGGCTCAGAACGAGCCAGAAAATGAGGGATCTCGTCGCAGAGACCAGGCTGGACTCTTCGGAGTTCGTGCTCCCGATATTCTTCGACGCCAATTTGACCGAACCCCGCACGACGGATTCGATGCCGGGCGTCGTGACCTATCCGCTTTCCGGCTACATGGACATCGCCAAGGAGATCCAGGGTGCCGGCGTGAACGCTGTCCTGGTCTTCGGCGTCCCAGACCACAAAGACGCGAAGGGAACGGACGCTTATTCCGACGAGGGCGTCGTCCAGAGGGCCATCAGAGGCCTCAGGGCGGCTTCCGACCTTCTGATAATCGCAGACCTGTGCATGTGCGAATACACCGACCACGGGCACTGCGGCGTCCTCGATGTCACCGGGGCGGTGGACAACGACAAGACCTTGGAGCTGTACCAGAAGATAGCTGTCTCCCAGGCCGCGGCCGGAGCGGACATCATCGCTCCCAGCGGGATGATGGACGGCCAGATTGCCGCCATACGCTCGGCTCTTGACGAGGCCGGGTTCGAGGACGTCGCCATAATGGCGTACAGCGCGAAGTTCCACAGCGCGTTCTACGGCCCGTTCAGGGACGTGGCCTGCTCCGCTCCCGGCAGAGGCAACCGCGCCGGATATCAGATGCCCTGCGGCAACAGGCGCGAAGCGATGCGCGAGATCGACATGGATGTGGCCGAAGGCTGCGACA
This genomic window from Candidatus Methanomethylophilaceae archaeon contains:
- the cobJ gene encoding precorrin-3B C(17)-methyltransferase, yielding MRGKLSVVGFGPGALENMTIRAERTIREADKVIGYTAYIDMIRGFFPPETQYISTGMMREVERCKMAVEEAMKGQSIAMVSSGDSGIYGMAGIIYEVADEMGADIDIDVVPGMTAASTAASVLGAPLMHDMAIISLSDLMTPIDLIMKRVDCAGQGDFVVALYNPKSKKRTDYLERAAEILMKYRSPDTPVGVVRNAGREGEQKQITTLGKIGEADVDMFSIVIIGNSNTYIRDGLMITPRGYREKGRMDGVI
- the cobI gene encoding precorrin-2 C(20)-methyltransferase, translated to MSKGKLYGIGVGPGDPELLTLKAKRVIESSPILAKPVKKVGEDSTAFKIIEPVVDLSKVEVIDLLFGMTGNNGDYWEFGKVAGDRVIEYLDQGKDVSLITLGDVSIYSTFMYLEQYVRGKGYETEIIPGIPSFCGGAAVARIPLTLGDQCLAIVPSAKDNPMVEEALDKFDNVVVMKAGKSVDKILGQMKGRGMGPECMTVISNVGMPDEYVGPVRPGMEYGYFTTLIIKKSFEKVV
- the hemA gene encoding glutamyl-tRNA reductase: MIVSFHVTHTSAGGVEGLDRIITGLEENVEEHILSCPEALEYVVVRTCNRFEAYVAADSNGQVREMFSGLARDHIPEGAGNVHFILEDDASIKHLFRVICGLESLIVGEDQIQHQIRDSYIAARAGGHAKSMLSYLFDHALTVGKRVRSETSLNKGAVSVGSAAVELAESRLGTLSDKIVTILGAGDMATVIAKNLVGKGPKTVIVSNRTFHNAMILAEELGGTALTWDRMHDALADSDLILVATSAPHPVVHYGNALDAVSKRGGRPLLLIDVSVPRNVEKEVGEIPGVSLETMDSLQTIAMDNVARRTAEISDAEHIIKEELAKMEKERAESTANELIRGISIKLSGIKERELAEARSRLSTADPEEVLDDFSRVLLNKLTSELYINMRKASRSGDLDTCRAARILFGLEDE
- the hemB gene encoding porphobilinogen synthase; this translates as MYYPQVRMRRLRTSQKMRDLVAETRLDSSEFVLPIFFDANLTEPRTTDSMPGVVTYPLSGYMDIAKEIQGAGVNAVLVFGVPDHKDAKGTDAYSDEGVVQRAIRGLRAASDLLIIADLCMCEYTDHGHCGVLDVTGAVDNDKTLELYQKIAVSQAAAGADIIAPSGMMDGQIAAIRSALDEAGFEDVAIMAYSAKFHSAFYGPFRDVACSAPGRGNRAGYQMPCGNRREAMREIDMDVAEGCDIIMVKPAGPYLDIIREAADNYPIPIAAYQVSGEYAMIKAAAAKGWIDEERIMMESLLAIKRAGADIIITYYAKEAARYLRERR